The Osmerus eperlanus chromosome 25, fOsmEpe2.1, whole genome shotgun sequence DNA window cagcctccaggccaaCAGCTACGTGGAGCGTCTCTGTGCCGAGGAAGGACTTGACTCTGGCCTAAGCCCAGGAAATGGCAAGAATGGGAATGTGTTCTTTTTTCCTGAGGTGGAGAAAGTGTCTGTCTTCAGGCCCAGCAGATATAGGTCCAAGCTGCTGCCCAGGGACAACAAGCCCCTGGAGATGGGCgtgctgaggaggaggaaggagctgCTGGCTGAAGTGGACGCCAAGACCGCAGCCAAGCACATCACCAAGGCCGACTGCATGGTACTTCACCACgaacagagagaaacaagcaTACGACACCTACACGCATAAACGAAGAACACATGCGTAAACACATCCAGCATAACTACCATTAGTCTTTTTTTGGTTGTTGACCTTCTACTATGTGATTACTGTGTCATCAGGTTGCCAGGATACTGGGGGTTAGTCCAGAGAtgcagaggaggatgggagtgaGCTACGGGATAGAGCTCCTGACCCTGCCTCATGGCCACCAGCTTCGTCTGGACCTGCTAGAAAGGTAGAGCGACTCGTGACCGCGGCCATGTTTGTAAACGAGAGGCAAATCCCCCAAGACACTGGTCATAAACGTACCCCTcacgtgtctttctctctttcaccccactccacccatcccaccctccatccctccctctctctgtctccccctccctctgcctccccccctgcctctttctctctccacccaactctgcctcccatccctctctcattcctaGGTTTGTGACCATGTCCATCATGCTAGCGGTGGATGTGCTGGGATGCACGGGCACAGCTGAAGAGAGAGCTGCCTTGCTACACAAGGCTATCCAGATAGCTGCGGAGCTCAAGAGCAGCTTAGGAAACCTGTTTGGTTTTGCCGCCATCATGAGAGCCTTGGAGCTGCCACAGGTACAATAGCCCAGGATAAATGATAGCCTTGGACAAATCTATTCTCTGTATTGTTCTGAGAATGCAAACCCCTGTGGAACGGTATCGATATTCAATTTCACGTCTCCTTTATGCTGGGAAATAAGGGTTGTTTGTGTGAAATCGTTCCTATCTAAGGATAGTTATTTCATACTTATTATATGTTGGGAAAATCACTGGTTGATAAGCTGTTGTTTCTCCTCTCAGATTTCCCGCCTGGAGCAGACTTGGATGTTGTTACGCCAGCGACATACTGAGGGCGCCATCCTCTATGAGAAAACCCTGAAGCCTTTCATGAAGAGTCTGAATGATGGGAaaggtaataataataataatcttataaataataataataataatattaaaacGTTATGTTATTTTTGGCCTCTGTTTGGACCTGACAGACCTGTGTTTCTGCCCTCGTAGAGAGTTGTCCGTTGTCAAACACATGTTTCCCACATGTGGTCCCCCTGCTTTACCTTCTGGAGAAGAGTGTGGCGGtcggagagggggtggagccaTGGGAGACAGTGGAGACCGGAGTGGAGGGGGTCATGAGTCATCTGGGGGCGGCACGTACCATTGCACAGCTGGGGGGGGTCTACCACACCAACGCAGAGACTCAATTACAGGGTAAGGGAGGGTGAGATGAATCCTTTTCCTCTTTCAGGGGTGTGAAGTACATGCTTTGAGTTGCATTGAACTGCCCAAAAATAAACAAATGGTTTCTGTATGCATATGGatggtgaatgagtgagtgattgagagagtgagtggtgtgagtgagtgaaggtttgtgtgtgttgtgtgtgtttgtgaaggcaGTTCGCTGTGCATGTATACAtttctaagtgtgtgtttgttgttcatGATGCAGGCTTCCAGGAGCAGCCAGACATCCAGGAGCTCTTCCTCACAGAGTTCCAGATGAGGTTGCTATGGGGTAGTCGAGGAGCCgaggaga harbors:
- the sh2d3cb gene encoding SH2 domain containing 3Cb isoform X2, which codes for MNSGEYVKFSKDRFWLDAPTEKQRKELEEELKLSVGILQSHAWYHGHIPWQVAESLVENHGDFLIRDSLSSQGDHVLTSRWTHKTLHFLVSKVAVRSGDISSRVQYALEGERFDSVPALIHFYAGNRTALTLHSGAEIHRPVNRTLPLRYLEALFDTGGPRSYAVSSPSCQRVAQNKTGDGNRTGNTCPLSPSHVHHKGAVWSCELGSLDRLQPSCTTGENPLSPKFNTIPQHRGQHHPHGNRMGITAPISAQPQPSPNNNIRLPRTPQPPHPHSCPRAEADTGGSHYEQPSLQANSYVERLCAEEGLDSGLSPGNGKNGNVFFFPEVEKVSVFRPSRYRSKLLPRDNKPLEMGVLRRRKELLAEVDAKTAAKHITKADCMVARILGVSPEMQRRMGVSYGIELLTLPHGHQLRLDLLERFVTMSIMLAVDVLGCTGTAEERAALLHKAIQIAAELKSSLGNLFGFAAIMRALELPQISRLEQTWMLLRQRHTEGAILYEKTLKPFMKSLNDGKESCPLSNTCFPHVVPLLYLLEKSVAVGEGVEPWETVETGVEGVMSHLGAARTIAQLGGVYHTNAETQLQGFQEQPDIQELFLTEFQMRLLWGSRGAEEKQTERYAKFDQVLTALSNKLEPPPRPQ